The Coriobacteriia bacterium genome window below encodes:
- a CDS encoding DUF4349 domain-containing protein, which yields MRSRTTLTVRSLCSIVLVVSLLALAGCGGASTRTAMDVGTGGAAVSPSYDPGAAKSDVGGAPVADELAVSSTTEPSPTGDMLVITNAGIGIEVKNLEEAVESVRAIATKHGAQIANLSVYSGSETVVTPEPYPMASSGDYVAPTPGGASITLRVPSDKLPAAEREIGALGKVTSQTSSQDDVTQQHVDLKARLKNLEAEETRLRAFFTKATKVSEMLAIEQELARVRGDIESMRAQIDYLERQAALATLTVTLSQPGALVSPAAGGWGFAAAIRDGVRGGAAVTRGLITVLLAMLPLIVLGVLLFLAIRAMVRGRRRRHAAASADDYAAQEAALPAEHTDDSPQA from the coding sequence ATGAGATCACGTACGACGCTCACCGTTCGCTCGCTCTGTTCAATTGTTCTTGTAGTCTCGCTGCTCGCTCTCGCCGGCTGCGGCGGGGCCTCGACACGAACGGCAATGGACGTCGGAACCGGCGGGGCCGCCGTCTCCCCAAGCTACGACCCCGGGGCAGCCAAGTCAGATGTGGGTGGCGCGCCGGTCGCCGACGAACTAGCCGTCAGTAGCACTACCGAGCCGTCCCCTACAGGTGACATGCTCGTGATCACGAACGCGGGTATCGGAATCGAGGTCAAGAACCTCGAGGAAGCCGTCGAGTCGGTCCGCGCGATCGCCACCAAGCACGGTGCCCAGATCGCCAACCTGTCGGTCTACTCGGGCAGCGAAACGGTCGTCACCCCCGAGCCCTATCCGATGGCGTCGTCTGGCGACTACGTAGCGCCCACACCCGGCGGCGCGTCGATCACTCTGCGAGTGCCGTCGGACAAGCTACCCGCCGCCGAGCGTGAGATCGGCGCCTTGGGCAAGGTCACCTCGCAGACATCGAGCCAGGATGACGTCACGCAGCAGCACGTCGACCTCAAGGCGCGCCTGAAGAACCTCGAGGCTGAGGAGACTCGACTTCGCGCCTTCTTCACCAAGGCCACCAAGGTCTCCGAGATGCTCGCCATCGAGCAGGAGCTGGCGCGCGTTCGGGGCGACATCGAGTCGATGCGCGCGCAGATCGACTACCTCGAGCGCCAGGCAGCACTCGCAACCCTGACCGTCACCCTGTCGCAGCCGGGCGCACTGGTCAGCCCCGCCGCCGGCGGATGGGGCTTCGCGGCCGCGATCCGTGACGGCGTGCGCGGCGGTGCTGCCGTCACGCGGGGGCTCATCACGGTCCTGCTCGCAATGCTGCCGCTCATCGTGCTCGGCGTGCTTCTGTTCCTCGCGATCCGAGCGATGGTTCGTGGTCGTCGCAGGCGACACGCCGCC